The DNA window ATCGTTCCATCCAAAGATATTGTTTTGGGAATTTACTATTTGACGATTCAGCGTGATGGTTTGAAAGGCGAAGGGGCTGTTTTTGCTAATACGGCAGAAGTTGAATACGCCTTGCAAGAAAAAGTTGTCGAGCTACATACAAAGGTTCATGGTAGGGTCGCCTACTATACAGAGGACGGTGCTGTTCATAACAAGCGCGTTGAAACGACACCAGGACGTTTGTTACTGGGGCAGCTGTTACCAAAGCATCCTAAGGTCCCCTTTGATTTGGTAAATCAAGTTCTTACATCCAACGAGATAAGCAATCTAGTTGATATAATTTTCCGCCATTGCGGTCAGAAGGAAACCGTCATATTCGTTGACCGCATTATGGGGCTTGGTTTCACCTATATGACAAAGGGTGCAATTTCGTTCGGAAAAGACGATCTAGTTATTCCTGTTGAAAAAGATATGCTTATCAACCAAACAAAAGTGATGGTTTCCGAGTATGAACAGCAGTATCTGGATGGTTTGATCACGCAGGGTGAGAAATATAACAAAGTTGTCGATGCATGGGATCGTTGCACAGACAAGGTTGCTGAAGCGATGATGCAAGCCATGTCAAAACCAAAAGACGGCGAGCCGATCAACTCGGTTTACATGATGACACACTCCAAGGCACGTGGATCTGTCGCGCAGATGAAACAGTTGGCTGGTATGCGTGGTTTGATGGCAAAACCATCAGGTGACATTATTGAAACGCCGATTATTTCTAACTTTAAAGAAGGACTAAACGTCCTAGAATACTTTATTTCTACCAATGGAACGCGAAAAGGATTAACCGATACAGCCCTGAAGACAGCAAACTCTGGTTACTTGACAAGACGCTTGGTTGATGTGGCGCAAGATTGCATCATCACAGAAGAGGATTGTGGAACAGAACGTGGGCTGATGATGCGTTCTGTTGTGGAAGGGGCCAATACCTTGGTCAGTTTGAATGACCGAATCTTGGGTCGTTGCATGGCTGAAGATATCGTTGAACCACAAACGGGTCGTGTCATTATTGCGAATGGCCAGTTGATTAACGAAGATATTTTGGACGAAGTTGCAGCCGTTGGCATTGACGAAGTGAAGATACGATCAGTCTTAACCTGTGAAAGTGCTGTTGGAATTTGTGGCAAATGCTATGGGCGCGACCTTGCTCGCGGAACTATGGTTAGCATTGGCGAGGCTGTGGGTGTTATTGCAGCGCAATCAATTGGTGAGCCTGGAACCCAGTTAACAATGCGTACCTTCCATATTGGTGGGGCGGCCCAAAGAGGGGCGGAGCAATCAAGCATAGAGTCAGCCTATCAAGCAAAGGCTGTCTATAAAAATCTTGTCGTTGTTAAAAACAGTCAAGGAAACATGGTAGTCATTTCTAGAAATGGCGAAATTGTTTTGGCCGATGATCTTGGTCGTGAACGAGGTCGGCACCGTATCCCATATGGAGCCAAGGTTCTGGTTCGGGAAAATGAAGAGGTCAATCCAGGACATCGTTTGGTAGAATGGGATCCTTATACAATTCCCGTTTTGACAGAAAAGAATGGAATCATTCATTATGTGGATCTGGTCGAAGGTCAGTCAATTCGTGAAATTGTTGATGAATCAACGGGTATTTCGAATAGAGTCGTTGTTGACTGGAAACAGCAATCACGGGGTGGTGACTTACGTCCTATGATCAGCATACGCGATGAAAAAGGAAACCCTGTAATTTTGGAGAATGGTTTAGAGGCTCGCTACTTTTTGCCTGTTGATACTATTATCAACCTTGCGAATGGTTCAACTGCCGCAGCGGGTGATATTATTGCTCGTATCCCACGGGAAACGACAAAAACACGCGACATTACCGGTGGTTTGCCAAGAGTTTCAGAATTGTTTGAGGCGCGTCATCCTAAGGATGCAGCAATTATTGCGGAATTTGACGGTCGTGTTGAATTTGGAAAAGATTACAAAACAAAACGACGCATTCTTATTATGCCTGCCGACGAGACAATGCAACCGATGGAATACTTAATTCCCAAAGGGCGTTATATTACCGTTCATGAAGGTGATTCAGTCAAGTGCGGTGAATTATTGGTCGATGGAAATGCAGTGCCGCACGATATTTTAAGAATCTTGGGCGTAGAGGCTTTGGCTACTTATCTGGTTAGTGAAATTCAGCAGGTTTATCGTTTGCAGGGCGTTCCTATCAACGACAAGCACATTGAAGTTATTGTTCGCCAGATGTTACAGAAGTACGAGATTCAGGATTCAGGAGATACCCAGCTGATCGTTGGAGAGAATGTTGATCGTTCACGGTTCGAGAGTGTTAATAAGGCCATAGAGGCCGAAGGTAAGCGGGCAGCTACCGGTATTCCTGTTTTGCAGGGGATTACCAAAGCTTCGTTGCATACGAAGTCGTTTATATCGGCAGCTTCATTCCAAGAAACAACACGTGTTCTAACAGAGGCGGCTGTTTCAGGTAAACTTGATGATCTGGTTGGATTGAAAGAGAATGTGATAGTGGGACGGTTAATTCCAGCTGGTACAGGCAGTATTGTTAGCAAATTAAGGGCTGTCGCCTTATCGCGGGATAAACAAATCATAGATAATGCGAAACCTCAGTTGTTAGAGGGGGGTGAAATTGGTTAGAATAACGTTTGCCACAGGAAAAACTTGACTTGATTCTGGTGGGAAACTAGAATCGCCTTTGATGCAGTGAGTTAGTTTGCCATAGAAAGTTATATCCTTCGTATTTCGAATCAATATCTCGAAGTATGTTGGGCGTGTTTTAAATTTTTAGGTTCTAGAGAGAAATGAATGCCAACAATTAATCAGTTGATTCGCGGAGCCCGCGAGTCGAAGCCGGTCCGTAACAAGGTTCCAGCGTTAGAAAGTTGCCCTCAAAAGCGGGGTGTTTGTACGCGTGTATTTACGACGACGCCAAAAAAACCAAACTCGGCGTTACGTAAAGTTGCTCGTATTAGACTAACTAATGGATTTGAGGTCACGGGCTATATTCCTGGTGAAGGTCACAACCTTCAAGAGCACTCTGTCGTTTTGATTCGCGGTGGACGCGTTAAGGACTTGCCGGGTGTGCGTTACCACATTGTTCGTGGTAGCTTGGATACCCAGGGTGTTAAAAACCGTAAGCAAGCCCGCTCCAAATATGGTGCTAAGAAACCTAAGTAAGTTAACGATGATCTTTTGTAGAGTTAGAGGATAAAGTATGTCAAGACGCCGCGCCGCCACGAAGAGAGAAGTTCTCCCTGATGCCAAATATGGCGATATTATTTTAACGAAATTTATCAATAGCCTGATGTATGAAGGTAAAAAGTCTGTGGCAGAGCGTATAATCTATGGTGCCATGGAACGTGTGCACGGTAGAGGCGGTCGAAATGCCATTGATATTTTCCACGAAGCATTGACAAACGTTCGTCCAGCCCTTGAGGTTCGGTCACGACGGGTTGGTGGTGCAACTTACCAGGTTCCGACAGAAGTAAGGCCTGATCGTTCGCAGGCTTTGGCGATTCGTTGGTTGATCAATGCGGCACGTAAGCGGACTGAGAAGACAATGGAGGAACGTGTTTCCTCTGAATTAAGTGATGCCTCTAATAACCGTGGTTCAGCCGTAAAGAAACGTGAAGATACGCATAAGATGGCAGAAGCCAACCGCGCTTTCGCTCATTATCGTTGGTAAGATAGGAATTATTAAGTATGTCGAGAACAACGCCTCTCCATAAATATCGCAACATTGGTATTATGGCTCACATTGATGCCGGTAAAACAACCACGACTGAGCGTGTGCTCTATTACACGGGTAAATCATATAAGATTGGTGAAGTTCATGAAGGCACGGCCGTCATGGACTGGATGGAGCAAGAGCAGGAACGCGGTATTACCATTACTTCAGCTGCGACAACGTGTTTTTGGGATGATCATCGAATCAATATTATTGATACCCCTGGTCACGTTGATTTCACCATCGAGGTTGAGCGTAGTTTACGAGTCCTAGACGGTGCAGTGGCTGTCTTTGATGGTGTTGCTGGTGTTGAGCCTCAGTCTGAAACGGTTTGGCGTCAAGCTGATAAGTATGCAGTTCCGCGTATTTGTTTTGTGAACAAGATGGATCGTGTTGGTGCAAATTTTTATCGTTGCGTTGATATGATCGTCGATCGTTTAGGGGCACGGCCTCTTGTTATTCAGTTACCCATTGGATCTGAAAGCGAATTTGTTGGCGTCATTAATCTGGTTGAAATGAATGCCAGCATATGGCGTGATGAGAGCCTGGGGGCCAAATTTGATGTTGTTGAAATTCCTGCAGACCTAAAAGAAAAAGCACAGGAATACCGGGCTCAATTGCTTGATATGGCTGTTGAAGCTGATGACGCTATTATGGAATCGTACCTTGATGGCAAGGAGCCAACAGCCGAAGAAATCAGAAGCTGTATCCGTAAGGGAGTGTTAAAGGGTTTGTTCGTCCCAATTTTGTGTGGAAGTGCGTTTAAGAATAAAGGCGTTCAGCCTTTGTTGGATGGGATTGTCGCTTACCTGCCGTCACCTGCAGATATTGGAAGTGTGACAGGTACGGAAGTGGATAGTGAGAATGAGATTGTACGCAAATATGATGATGCTGAGCCTCTTGCGGCCTTAGCCTTTAAGATCATGACTGACCCATTCGTCGGCTCCATCACCTTCGTTCGAATTTATTCTGGCAAACTGGAAGCAGGTACAACTGTGCTGAACTCCATCCGCGATAAAAATGAGCGTATCGGTCGTATGTTGCTAATGCACGCAAATAATCGTGAAGATATTAAAGAAGCAGGAGCTGGTGACATTGTTGCTTTGTGTGGATTAAAAAATACCACAACAGGTGAGACGTTGTGTTCGCCAACTAAGCCAATTATTCTTGAAAGAATGGAATTCCCAGAGCCTGTTATTGAAATTGCAATTGAGCCAAAAACTAAAGCAGATCAAGAAAAAATGGGCGTGGCTTTAGCGCGTTTGGCATCTGAGGATCCTTCCTTTAGGGTGACTAGTGATCAAGAAACTGGTCAGACTGTCATTAAAGGTATGGGTGAGCTTCATCTGGAAATTAAAGTTGATATCCTAAAACGTGAATATAAGGTTGATGCGAATATTGGTGCCCCGCAAGTTGCCTATCGTGAAACAATTACGAAACTGGCAGAAATTGATTATACGCACAAAAAACAATCGGGTGGTGCTGGTCAGTTTGCTCGTATCAAGATTACTTTCGAACCGTTAGAAGCAGGTTCAGGATTCGTTTTTGAGAATAAGGTCGTAGGTGGTTCTGTTCCAAAGGAATACATCCCAGGTGTAACTAAAGGTTTACAATCTGCTTTGGAAACAGGTGTCGTTGCTGGCTTTCCAATGATTGACTTTAAGGCAACGCTGACAGATGGTGCTTACCACGATGTCGACTCAAGCACACTTGCTTTCGAAATTGCAGCAAGGGCAGCGTTTCGCGAAGGTATTGGAAAATGTGCGCCAAAGTTGCTGGAGCCAATTATGAAGGTTGAGGTAGTGACGCCTGAAGACTATATGGGAGACGTGATCGGAGACTTGAATAGTCGACGAGGGCAGGTTACTGGTATGGATCAAAGGGCGAATGCACGTGTGATTAATGCTATGGTTCCTTTGGCCAACATGTTTGGGTATGTTAATACGTTGCGTTCGATGAGCCAAGGACGTGCACAGTTTTCGATGGTATTTGATCATTATGAACAAGTTCCACAACATGTGGCCGATGAAATAAAAGCAAAAGTTTCCTAATTTTTTAAAGGGGTTTAGATATGGCGAAGGCAAAGTTTGAGCGGACAAAGCCGCATTGCAACATAGGGACGGTTGGGCACGTTGACCACGGTAAGACGAGTTTGACAGCAGCAATTACAAAGATATTGGCAGAGACTGGTGGGGCC is part of the Candidatus Finniella inopinata genome and encodes:
- the rpoC gene encoding DNA-directed RNA polymerase subunit beta', whose protein sequence is MNRNIQKRFAAPEIAPGFDGIRISIANPDQIRAWSFGEVKKPETINYRTFKPERDGLFCARIFGPIKDYECLCGKYKRMKYRGVVCEKCGVEVTLSKVRRDRMGHIELASPVAHIWFTKSLPSRIGMLLDMALKDIEKVLYFESYVVTDPGVTPFKMHQLLSEEDFMNAQDEYGEEAFCANIGAEALKEMLARIKPEQESEKLRDELVETTSDIRRKKMVKRLKLIEAFLQSKTKPEHLILDVIPVIPPELRPLVPLDGGRFATSDLNDLYRRVINRNNRLKRLIELRAPDIIVRNEKRMLQESVDALFDNGRRGRAITGANKRPLKSLADMLKGKQGRFRQNLLGKRVDYSGRSVIVVGPELKLHQCGLPKKMALELFRPFIYSRLERYGLASTLKAAKRMVEKERPEVWDVLEEVIREHPVMLNRAPTLHRLGIQAFEPILIEGKAIQLHPLVCAAFNADFDGDQMAVHVPLSLESQLEVRVLMMSTNNILSPSNGRPIIVPSKDIVLGIYYLTIQRDGLKGEGAVFANTAEVEYALQEKVVELHTKVHGRVAYYTEDGAVHNKRVETTPGRLLLGQLLPKHPKVPFDLVNQVLTSNEISNLVDIIFRHCGQKETVIFVDRIMGLGFTYMTKGAISFGKDDLVIPVEKDMLINQTKVMVSEYEQQYLDGLITQGEKYNKVVDAWDRCTDKVAEAMMQAMSKPKDGEPINSVYMMTHSKARGSVAQMKQLAGMRGLMAKPSGDIIETPIISNFKEGLNVLEYFISTNGTRKGLTDTALKTANSGYLTRRLVDVAQDCIITEEDCGTERGLMMRSVVEGANTLVSLNDRILGRCMAEDIVEPQTGRVIIANGQLINEDILDEVAAVGIDEVKIRSVLTCESAVGICGKCYGRDLARGTMVSIGEAVGVIAAQSIGEPGTQLTMRTFHIGGAAQRGAEQSSIESAYQAKAVYKNLVVVKNSQGNMVVISRNGEIVLADDLGRERGRHRIPYGAKVLVRENEEVNPGHRLVEWDPYTIPVLTEKNGIIHYVDLVEGQSIREIVDESTGISNRVVVDWKQQSRGGDLRPMISIRDEKGNPVILENGLEARYFLPVDTIINLANGSTAAAGDIIARIPRETTKTRDITGGLPRVSELFEARHPKDAAIIAEFDGRVEFGKDYKTKRRILIMPADETMQPMEYLIPKGRYITVHEGDSVKCGELLVDGNAVPHDILRILGVEALATYLVSEIQQVYRLQGVPINDKHIEVIVRQMLQKYEIQDSGDTQLIVGENVDRSRFESVNKAIEAEGKRAATGIPVLQGITKASLHTKSFISAASFQETTRVLTEAAVSGKLDDLVGLKENVIVGRLIPAGTGSIVSKLRAVALSRDKQIIDNAKPQLLEGGEIG
- the rpsL gene encoding 30S ribosomal protein S12, with translation MPTINQLIRGARESKPVRNKVPALESCPQKRGVCTRVFTTTPKKPNSALRKVARIRLTNGFEVTGYIPGEGHNLQEHSVVLIRGGRVKDLPGVRYHIVRGSLDTQGVKNRKQARSKYGAKKPK
- the rpsG gene encoding 30S ribosomal protein S7 codes for the protein MSRRRAATKREVLPDAKYGDIILTKFINSLMYEGKKSVAERIIYGAMERVHGRGGRNAIDIFHEALTNVRPALEVRSRRVGGATYQVPTEVRPDRSQALAIRWLINAARKRTEKTMEERVSSELSDASNNRGSAVKKREDTHKMAEANRAFAHYRW
- the fusA gene encoding elongation factor G, yielding MSRTTPLHKYRNIGIMAHIDAGKTTTTERVLYYTGKSYKIGEVHEGTAVMDWMEQEQERGITITSAATTCFWDDHRINIIDTPGHVDFTIEVERSLRVLDGAVAVFDGVAGVEPQSETVWRQADKYAVPRICFVNKMDRVGANFYRCVDMIVDRLGARPLVIQLPIGSESEFVGVINLVEMNASIWRDESLGAKFDVVEIPADLKEKAQEYRAQLLDMAVEADDAIMESYLDGKEPTAEEIRSCIRKGVLKGLFVPILCGSAFKNKGVQPLLDGIVAYLPSPADIGSVTGTEVDSENEIVRKYDDAEPLAALAFKIMTDPFVGSITFVRIYSGKLEAGTTVLNSIRDKNERIGRMLLMHANNREDIKEAGAGDIVALCGLKNTTTGETLCSPTKPIILERMEFPEPVIEIAIEPKTKADQEKMGVALARLASEDPSFRVTSDQETGQTVIKGMGELHLEIKVDILKREYKVDANIGAPQVAYRETITKLAEIDYTHKKQSGGAGQFARIKITFEPLEAGSGFVFENKVVGGSVPKEYIPGVTKGLQSALETGVVAGFPMIDFKATLTDGAYHDVDSSTLAFEIAARAAFREGIGKCAPKLLEPIMKVEVVTPEDYMGDVIGDLNSRRGQVTGMDQRANARVINAMVPLANMFGYVNTLRSMSQGRAQFSMVFDHYEQVPQHVADEIKAKVS